One Vibrio sp. 16 genomic window carries:
- a CDS encoding YbaY family lipoprotein, with amino-acid sequence MKKALFAIMSVVLGAVLVGCQSPNEEAEQAQIQSITGTVAYRERIALPGDALVTVTLQDVSLADAPAKVIAKHRFETNGAQVPFAFDLAYDSAKIDPRHRYSVSARIEVNGQLRFITDTSYPVITDEANSDNVALMLIGVN; translated from the coding sequence ATGAAAAAAGCACTATTTGCAATAATGTCAGTGGTTCTAGGCGCGGTTTTGGTTGGGTGTCAGTCACCGAATGAAGAGGCAGAGCAAGCGCAGATTCAATCGATCACAGGTACAGTCGCATACAGAGAGCGAATTGCTTTGCCGGGCGATGCATTGGTAACGGTGACACTTCAAGATGTCTCTCTTGCGGATGCACCCGCGAAAGTAATAGCTAAACACCGTTTTGAAACAAATGGCGCGCAAGTTCCTTTTGCATTTGATTTGGCGTATGACAGCGCAAAGATTGACCCAAGGCACAGATACAGCGTAAGCGCTCGTATTGAAGTGAATGGTCAACTTCGTTTTATCACTGATACCTCTTACCCAGTGATCACAGATGAAGCTAACAGCGACAACGTTGCGTTGATGCTCATCGGAGTCAACTAA
- a CDS encoding Lrp/AsnC family transcriptional regulator — MSLDKIDTQILSLLQSDGTLSLNELAEHVNLTTTPCWKRLKKLEDEGYIEKRVALLNAEKLDLSFIAFVQLKTSDHSHEWYHNFVTTVSEFPEVMEFYRMAGEYDYMMKVLVKDMKCFDEFYKRMVNSVKGLSNVTSTFAMEPIKYTTALPI, encoded by the coding sequence ATGAGTTTAGACAAGATAGATACGCAGATCCTTTCGTTGCTTCAATCCGACGGTACGCTCTCTCTTAATGAGTTAGCAGAGCACGTGAATCTAACGACAACTCCGTGTTGGAAACGGTTGAAAAAACTAGAAGATGAGGGCTACATAGAGAAGCGAGTCGCGTTGCTGAATGCCGAAAAGCTCGACTTATCATTTATTGCGTTCGTACAACTGAAGACGAGTGACCATTCACACGAGTGGTACCACAATTTTGTTACCACCGTCAGCGAATTTCCTGAAGTGATGGAGTTCTATCGTATGGCTGGTGAATACGATTACATGATGAAAGTCTTGGTGAAAGATATGAAGTGCTTTGATGAGTTTTATAAGCGAATGGTCAATAGTGTGAAAGGGTTATCGAATGTGACTTCCACTTTTGCTATGGAACCCATCAAATATACGACCGCTTTGCCGATTTAG
- a CDS encoding MFS transporter translates to MSNNQTSLLGQKRFLPYFITQFFGAFNDNVFKNVLLLFVAFAGVGALPISSNLFINLAAGLFILPFFLFSASAGVLADKYEKSWFIRKVKLAEIGIMCLGAIGFITESYVILLILLFLMGTQSAFFGPVKYALLPQQLKANELVPGNALVETGTFLAILLGTLGAGVIASAENAKYIAAGAVVLCAVFGYIASRSIPEAPASAPDLSFKWQPIKQTKQTIAIAKADKTIFLALMAISWFWFLGAAYLTQFPNFTKIYLNGNESAVSFLLALFSVGIAVGSLACDKLSNHRIEVGIVPIGSLGITIFGALMATSIPSYLPEFESFSQFVSYQELWPLFAYLLLLGASGGVFIVPLYALMQQRAKVNQRAQVIAALNIYNSLFMVGSAVLGIVCLTVLDMTIPQLFTLLAVMNLLVAVYLFMQVPIFVVRFLVWILTHSMYRVNHKNLHHLPEKGGALIVCNHVSYMDALLLSAVCPRLIRFVMEEEYASLPPLRRFLKRAGVIPISATNRTSIRRAFNEVEQALSEGHIVCIFPEGRLTSDGEMNEFMRGMDLILRRSPVPVIPMALKGLWGSYFSRSKGRAFKGLPTRFWSRIEIEAGTPVQPADATTSVMHDRVAKLRGDWQ, encoded by the coding sequence ATGTCGAACAACCAAACCTCTTTGTTAGGGCAGAAACGATTTCTGCCCTATTTCATTACCCAGTTTTTTGGCGCATTTAATGACAACGTTTTTAAAAATGTGTTGTTGCTATTTGTTGCTTTTGCTGGTGTCGGTGCGCTGCCAATTTCAAGTAACCTCTTCATCAACCTTGCAGCTGGTCTCTTCATCCTGCCGTTTTTTCTCTTTTCTGCCTCTGCGGGCGTCCTTGCGGACAAATATGAAAAGTCTTGGTTTATTCGAAAAGTGAAACTCGCTGAAATAGGCATCATGTGCCTTGGAGCGATTGGTTTTATTACCGAAAGTTACGTCATTCTTTTGATACTACTGTTTTTGATGGGGACTCAGTCAGCCTTCTTTGGTCCTGTCAAATACGCATTACTTCCTCAGCAATTAAAAGCCAATGAACTGGTTCCGGGTAATGCGCTTGTTGAAACGGGTACATTCTTAGCGATCTTACTTGGAACATTGGGGGCTGGTGTGATTGCTTCTGCTGAAAACGCTAAGTACATCGCCGCTGGCGCCGTCGTGCTATGCGCCGTGTTTGGCTATATTGCCAGTCGCTCCATTCCAGAAGCTCCAGCAAGTGCGCCTGATTTGTCGTTCAAGTGGCAACCCATCAAACAGACGAAACAAACCATCGCGATTGCCAAAGCAGACAAAACCATTTTTCTTGCTTTAATGGCCATCAGCTGGTTTTGGTTCCTTGGCGCGGCTTACCTGACACAGTTTCCTAACTTCACCAAAATTTACCTAAATGGAAACGAGAGCGCCGTTTCATTTTTACTTGCACTCTTTTCTGTTGGTATTGCGGTCGGTTCACTAGCATGCGACAAACTTTCCAATCACCGTATTGAAGTCGGCATCGTACCCATCGGAAGCCTGGGGATTACAATCTTTGGTGCTTTGATGGCGACGTCCATCCCTAGCTACCTCCCTGAATTCGAATCGTTTTCCCAATTTGTTAGCTATCAAGAGTTGTGGCCGCTGTTTGCTTACTTGCTATTGCTCGGCGCTTCTGGTGGCGTGTTTATCGTTCCTCTTTACGCACTAATGCAACAACGGGCAAAAGTGAATCAGCGAGCTCAAGTCATCGCGGCGCTGAACATCTATAACTCGTTGTTCATGGTTGGTAGCGCCGTGCTTGGAATTGTCTGTCTGACAGTACTGGACATGACGATTCCTCAGCTATTTACGCTGCTCGCGGTGATGAACCTACTGGTTGCGGTCTACCTGTTCATGCAGGTCCCTATATTTGTTGTGCGTTTCTTAGTGTGGATCCTGACGCACTCGATGTATCGAGTGAATCACAAAAACCTTCACCATTTGCCAGAGAAAGGCGGCGCGTTGATTGTATGTAACCACGTCAGTTACATGGATGCCCTTCTGCTCAGTGCGGTTTGCCCTCGTTTAATTCGCTTCGTGATGGAAGAAGAGTATGCAAGCCTACCTCCTTTAAGGCGCTTCTTAAAACGAGCAGGCGTGATTCCTATCTCTGCTACAAATCGTACGTCTATTCGTCGCGCTTTTAATGAGGTAGAGCAAGCGCTCTCGGAAGGTCACATTGTTTGTATTTTCCCAGAAGGGCGATTGACGTCAGATGGCGAGATGAATGAATTTATGCGTGGAATGGATTTAATACTAAGACGCAGCCCTGTTCCCGTCATTCCTATGGCGTTAAAAGGGCTTTGGGGAAGCTACTTTAGCCGCTCCAAGGGAAGAGCATTCAAAGGGCTCCCTACCCGTTTCTGGTCTCGAATTGAAATCGAAGCCGGTACGCCTGTACAACCGGCAGATGCAACAACTTCCGTAATGCACGATCGTGTCGCTAAACTTCGCGGCGATTGGCAATAA
- a CDS encoding DUF1244 domain-containing protein produces MAEFKYKNLSQEEQDKLDAATFRRLLAHLDENKEVQNIDLMILAGFCRNCFSKWYKAEADNQGLDLDIDDARERVYGMTYDEWKQNHQPKATPEQLAAFEARQKK; encoded by the coding sequence GTGGCTGAATTTAAATACAAAAACCTGTCTCAAGAAGAACAAGATAAGCTAGACGCCGCGACATTTCGTCGCTTGTTGGCACACCTTGATGAAAATAAAGAGGTTCAAAATATCGACCTGATGATTCTTGCGGGTTTCTGCCGTAATTGCTTTAGCAAATGGTACAAAGCAGAAGCGGATAATCAAGGTCTTGATTTGGATATTGATGACGCGCGTGAACGTGTTTACGGCATGACTTACGATGAGTGGAAACAAAATCATCAACCGAAAGCAACGCCAGAGCAGCTTGCAGCCTTCGAAGCTCGTCAGAAGAAGTAA
- a CDS encoding YeiH family protein, translating to MNNVTKQSVFWLSLAICLTPFITSPTALVIGFLLASLGLVPSQFNLAKVTKKLLAYSIVGLGFGINFDQALAVTSDGIGLIIATIVGTLALGWAVTKWIGLNRKTGYLISAGTAICGGSAIAAVSPAIKADDEQIGLALATVFVLNSVALFVFPVIGHALNLDQHTFGTWAAIAIHDTSSVVGAASAYGEEALTTATTLKLARALWIIPVALFSAFLFRSDSKKITVPYFILFYCVAIAVSDLIPSFDWLFQGIFDVSKRALVVCLFLVGCGISVEKLKAAGPKPLMFGVSLWVIISTTSLAWLTLF from the coding sequence ATGAATAACGTAACTAAACAGTCTGTTTTTTGGCTTTCTCTGGCAATTTGCTTAACCCCCTTCATCACTTCGCCTACGGCATTGGTGATTGGTTTTTTACTTGCTTCTCTTGGTCTTGTTCCAAGTCAGTTCAATCTGGCTAAAGTCACTAAGAAGCTCCTCGCTTATTCAATCGTCGGCTTGGGCTTTGGTATCAACTTTGATCAAGCTTTGGCAGTGACATCGGATGGGATCGGGCTAATCATCGCAACCATTGTCGGCACGCTAGCCTTAGGCTGGGCCGTCACCAAATGGATTGGTCTGAACAGAAAAACGGGCTATTTAATTTCTGCAGGAACAGCAATATGTGGAGGAAGTGCCATTGCTGCGGTCTCCCCCGCCATCAAGGCTGATGACGAACAAATCGGCTTAGCGCTTGCAACTGTGTTTGTCCTAAACTCCGTTGCCTTATTTGTCTTTCCCGTCATTGGTCATGCGCTCAACTTAGATCAACATACTTTCGGCACATGGGCAGCGATTGCCATTCATGATACTTCTTCAGTTGTCGGCGCAGCATCTGCCTACGGTGAAGAAGCATTAACCACAGCTACAACGCTCAAATTAGCTCGTGCCCTGTGGATCATTCCCGTCGCCTTGTTCAGTGCGTTTTTGTTTCGCAGCGACTCGAAGAAGATTACCGTTCCATACTTCATTTTATTCTATTGCGTTGCCATCGCCGTCAGCGATTTGATTCCAAGCTTTGATTGGCTGTTTCAAGGCATCTTTGACGTATCAAAACGCGCCTTAGTGGTGTGCTTGTTCCTAGTCGGGTGTGGTATTTCGGTGGAAAAGTTGAAAGCTGCAGGTCCAAAACCGTTAATGTTTGGTGTGTCCCTTTGGGTAATTATTTCCACGACATCACTCGCGTGGTTGACCTTGTTCTAA
- a CDS encoding Tim44 domain-containing protein encodes MKRLFSLVALLMVSVAITPIAEAKKFGGGKSFGKSYKTAPAPKQQQQNTNTVGKDQTTKTQSSSKKGLMGGLLGGLLAGGLLAAFFGGAFEGIQFMDILIIGLIAFVIFKLMRGMLGAKQGSMNQQRQQPAFGGSAPKFEQPNVHNFEQPQQTGSQGGFGFGSQTDVPHNYPPGFDHAAFINGSREHYRILQGAWNHNQLETIEEYVSPSLFADLKSERAKLEGEQHTDVMYVDAEIVRADYDASKAQLSLQFSGRYRDAVEGIEEDIADIWHLERDLTVPNAPWLIVGIQG; translated from the coding sequence ATGAAACGTTTGTTTTCTCTTGTTGCTCTACTGATGGTTTCTGTGGCAATTACGCCAATCGCAGAAGCTAAAAAGTTTGGTGGCGGTAAGTCTTTTGGCAAAAGCTATAAAACTGCTCCTGCGCCTAAACAGCAGCAACAAAACACCAACACGGTTGGTAAAGACCAAACCACTAAAACTCAAAGCTCAAGCAAAAAAGGTCTAATGGGCGGCTTGCTGGGTGGTTTATTGGCTGGTGGTCTGCTCGCAGCTTTCTTTGGCGGTGCGTTTGAAGGTATCCAGTTTATGGATATTCTCATTATCGGTCTGATCGCCTTTGTCATCTTTAAGTTGATGCGCGGCATGCTCGGAGCCAAACAAGGCAGCATGAATCAGCAGCGTCAACAGCCAGCATTCGGCGGATCTGCTCCTAAATTTGAGCAACCTAATGTACACAACTTCGAGCAACCTCAACAAACGGGTTCTCAAGGTGGTTTTGGCTTTGGTTCGCAAACCGATGTGCCGCACAACTACCCACCGGGTTTTGACCATGCAGCGTTTATCAATGGCTCCCGTGAGCACTACCGTATCCTGCAAGGTGCTTGGAACCACAATCAGTTGGAAACAATCGAAGAGTATGTTTCTCCAAGTTTGTTCGCGGATCTAAAATCAGAACGAGCGAAACTTGAGGGCGAGCAACATACTGATGTTATGTATGTTGATGCTGAAATTGTTCGTGCCGATTACGATGCTTCGAAAGCACAGCTCAGCCTTCAATTTAGTGGTCGTTACCGTGATGCCGTCGAAGGCATTGAAGAAGATATCGCTGATATCTGGCACCTGGAGCGTGATCTTACTGTGCCGAATGCGCCATGGTTGATCGTTGGTATCCAAGGCTAA
- a CDS encoding MGMT family protein, with amino-acid sequence MDQFLMQIFAVIHQIPCGKVTTYGEVAKLAGYPGYARHVGKALNKLPTGSKLPWHRVINSQGRISLKGEDLVRQRNALIEEGVDVTNDGKVRLKIYRWQP; translated from the coding sequence ATGGACCAATTTCTGATGCAAATCTTTGCAGTAATTCACCAAATTCCATGTGGGAAAGTAACAACTTACGGTGAGGTCGCAAAATTGGCAGGTTATCCTGGCTATGCACGCCATGTTGGCAAAGCACTAAATAAACTCCCAACTGGAAGTAAGCTCCCATGGCATCGAGTAATTAACAGCCAAGGAAGAATCTCATTAAAAGGAGAGGATTTGGTTCGTCAACGTAATGCCCTGATAGAGGAAGGAGTCGACGTAACGAATGATGGAAAGGTGCGCTTGAAGATCTATCGATGGCAGCCATAA
- a CDS encoding PLP-dependent cysteine synthase family protein — MCTDHNWINNAVRKIEADFQRSADTHLFKLELPSLEGIDIYLKDESTHPTGSLKHRLARSLFLYAICNGWVGPETTVIEASSGSTAVSEAYFARLLGLPFVAVMPKCTARKKIEQIEFYGGKAHLVDRSDQIYDESRRLAKELNGHYMDQFTYAERATDWRGNNNIANSIFSQMKLEDHPIPSWVVMSPGTGGTSATIGRFIRYQKYDTKLCVVDPENSVFFDYFNSGNAELKGENGSKIEGIGRPRVEPSFIAGVVDEMRKIPDAASVATAHWLSGLIGRKVGASTGTNLYGVLQLACEMKQRGETGSIVTLLCDSGERYLDTYYNAQWVKENIGDIQPYLAQLEIIQSKGCVEAACCGSITE; from the coding sequence ATGTGTACAGACCACAACTGGATTAATAACGCAGTACGAAAAATCGAAGCTGATTTTCAACGTTCAGCAGACACTCACCTTTTCAAGCTCGAACTGCCGTCTCTTGAAGGCATCGACATCTACCTCAAAGATGAAAGTACCCACCCGACAGGTTCGCTCAAACATCGATTGGCTCGTTCGCTGTTTCTTTATGCGATTTGTAACGGATGGGTTGGTCCTGAAACAACAGTCATTGAAGCATCTTCAGGCAGCACTGCGGTATCTGAAGCTTACTTTGCACGATTGCTTGGTTTGCCTTTCGTTGCTGTCATGCCCAAATGCACTGCTCGCAAGAAAATAGAACAGATCGAATTTTACGGTGGTAAGGCGCACCTGGTTGACCGTTCTGACCAAATATATGATGAATCTCGTCGCCTAGCGAAAGAGTTAAACGGTCACTACATGGATCAGTTCACCTACGCCGAACGCGCAACAGACTGGCGTGGGAACAACAATATTGCCAATTCCATCTTTAGCCAAATGAAGCTCGAAGATCACCCAATCCCAAGTTGGGTTGTCATGAGCCCTGGCACAGGGGGAACCTCTGCGACCATTGGCCGCTTTATCCGCTATCAAAAATACGATACAAAACTGTGTGTCGTTGACCCAGAGAACTCCGTTTTCTTTGATTATTTCAATTCTGGAAACGCAGAGCTTAAAGGCGAAAACGGCAGCAAAATTGAGGGGATCGGTCGTCCTCGTGTCGAGCCTAGTTTTATTGCCGGTGTGGTCGATGAAATGCGCAAAATCCCCGATGCTGCGAGCGTTGCAACCGCCCATTGGTTGTCTGGTTTGATCGGCCGTAAAGTGGGTGCATCAACAGGAACTAACTTATACGGGGTTCTTCAGCTTGCATGTGAAATGAAGCAACGAGGTGAAACAGGATCAATCGTAACGTTGTTATGTGACTCTGGTGAACGCTACCTAGACACTTACTACAATGCACAATGGGTAAAAGAGAACATTGGCGACATTCAGCCTTACCTAGCACAACTTGAAATTATTCAGTCGAAAGGCTGCGTCGAAGCTGCATGCTGCGGTTCAATCACTGAATAA
- the tesB gene encoding acyl-CoA thioesterase II yields the protein MSKPLNELLNLLQLEKLEEGLFRGQSENLGLPQVYGGQVIGQALSAARYTVEPERTVHSFHSYFLYPGDPEKPIIYDVENLRDGKSFSTRRVKAIQNGRPIFYLTASYHGEAPGFEHQNSMPEIPGPENFASESELAARIEEYLPEKIKKAFCGEKPIEMRPVTVVNPLNPKKVEPKQYLWIRANGEMPDNQLIHQYLLGYASDWGFLVTALHPHGVSLMTPNFQVATIDHSIWFHRPFKMDEWLLYVIESPTASNTRGLVRGEIYNREGHLVATAVQEGVMRFTQ from the coding sequence ATGAGTAAACCGTTGAACGAACTGCTCAATTTGTTGCAGTTAGAAAAACTAGAAGAAGGTCTTTTTCGTGGCCAAAGTGAAAACTTAGGACTGCCTCAGGTATATGGTGGGCAAGTGATCGGCCAAGCGTTATCAGCCGCTCGCTACACGGTCGAGCCAGAGCGCACCGTACACTCGTTCCACAGCTATTTTCTCTATCCAGGAGATCCTGAAAAGCCAATTATCTATGATGTGGAAAACCTTCGTGATGGTAAAAGCTTCAGTACACGACGAGTAAAAGCAATTCAAAATGGGCGCCCTATTTTTTATCTTACCGCCTCCTATCACGGTGAAGCGCCGGGCTTCGAGCACCAAAATAGCATGCCGGAAATCCCCGGGCCGGAGAATTTTGCGTCGGAATCCGAGTTAGCGGCAAGAATCGAAGAGTACTTGCCAGAAAAAATCAAGAAAGCCTTCTGTGGCGAGAAGCCTATTGAAATGCGGCCTGTCACCGTCGTTAACCCACTCAACCCTAAAAAAGTGGAACCAAAACAGTACTTGTGGATTCGGGCAAATGGTGAGATGCCTGATAATCAGTTGATTCATCAATACTTGCTTGGTTATGCGTCTGATTGGGGATTCTTGGTTACTGCACTGCACCCGCACGGGGTCTCTTTGATGACACCAAACTTTCAGGTTGCAACCATTGACCACTCTATCTGGTTCCACCGACCGTTCAAAATGGATGAGTGGCTGCTTTACGTCATCGAAAGCCCAACGGCAAGCAACACTCGCGGTTTAGTGCGGGGTGAAATCTACAATCGAGAGGGTCACCTCGTTGCCACCGCAGTACAAGAAGGCGTAATGCGCTTTACTCAATAA
- a CDS encoding TetR/AcrR family transcriptional regulator has product MARRNDHTREQLIALTLDTVKDFLEQNSYHELSLRKIANMIGYVPSTLVNVFGNYNLLLLHVVAQTLDELSEEAKNVVGGSVDHKTALYQLAYCYHDFAQKHPHRWQLIFEHNMNGEALPEWQSQRIDSMTGMLEHLLRVLAPERSEDEVLKASRVLWSGVHGITLLSVDDKFFAADPIDGKELIDNLLTNYLVNW; this is encoded by the coding sequence ATGGCACGACGCAACGATCATACTCGCGAACAACTTATCGCACTCACTCTCGATACTGTGAAGGACTTTTTGGAACAAAACTCCTACCACGAGCTAAGTCTGCGCAAAATAGCAAACATGATCGGCTATGTACCGAGTACGCTAGTCAATGTTTTTGGTAACTATAATTTGTTGTTGCTTCACGTTGTCGCTCAAACGCTAGACGAGTTGTCGGAAGAGGCAAAAAATGTCGTCGGCGGCAGTGTTGACCACAAAACAGCACTCTACCAATTGGCGTATTGTTATCACGATTTTGCGCAAAAGCACCCTCATCGATGGCAGCTAATATTCGAGCACAATATGAATGGTGAGGCGTTGCCCGAATGGCAATCTCAACGTATCGATAGCATGACGGGAATGCTCGAACACTTACTAAGAGTGCTGGCGCCAGAGCGCAGTGAAGATGAAGTACTCAAAGCAAGTCGCGTATTATGGTCTGGTGTACATGGAATCACGCTCTTAAGCGTTGATGACAAGTTTTTCGCCGCAGACCCAATCGATGGTAAAGAACTTATCGACAATCTACTGACCAATTACCTTGTCAATTGGTGA